One genomic window of Devosia salina includes the following:
- a CDS encoding class I SAM-dependent methyltransferase, whose product MAELSAFWDRMAEKYAAQPIADEQAYRTKLARTQALLTPDMDLFEFGCGTGGTAIQHAPHVRHVRAVDFSARMLDKARARASEAGIDNVTFEQGDITGMTIAPASYDMVLGMSILHLLEDRDAVIARVFEILKPGGYFVSSTACIGDSMRWLGAIAPLGRRFGLLPMLNVMTHGQLRDAITGAGFTIEHDWHPKPKAAVFLIARKPG is encoded by the coding sequence ATGGCAGAACTCAGCGCATTCTGGGACAGGATGGCCGAGAAATACGCCGCCCAGCCCATTGCCGATGAACAGGCCTATCGCACCAAGCTGGCGCGCACCCAGGCCCTGCTCACCCCGGACATGGACCTCTTCGAATTCGGCTGCGGCACCGGCGGCACCGCCATTCAGCACGCGCCCCATGTCCGCCATGTCCGCGCCGTGGATTTTTCCGCCCGCATGCTCGACAAGGCCCGCGCCCGCGCCAGTGAGGCGGGCATCGACAATGTCACCTTCGAACAGGGCGACATCACCGGCATGACCATCGCGCCGGCCAGCTATGACATGGTGCTCGGCATGTCCATCCTGCACCTGCTCGAAGACCGCGACGCCGTCATCGCCCGGGTCTTCGAGATCCTCAAGCCCGGCGGCTATTTCGTCTCCAGCACGGCCTGCATCGGCGACAGCATGCGCTGGCTCGGTGCCATCGCGCCCCTGGGCCGCAGGTTTGGCCTCCTGCCCATGCTCAATGTCATGACCCACGGGCAATTACGCGACGCCATCACCGGCGCCGGCTTCACCATCGAGCATGATTGGCATCCCAAGCCGAAGGCCGCCGTCTTCCTCATCGCCCGCAAGCCCGGCTGA